In Brachypodium distachyon strain Bd21 chromosome 2, Brachypodium_distachyon_v3.0, whole genome shotgun sequence, one genomic interval encodes:
- the LOC112271180 gene encoding LEAF RUST 10 DISEASE-RESISTANCE LOCUS RECEPTOR-LIKE PROTEIN KINASE-like 2.1, which yields MISLTHTHMHRLHRSKDFSCEATHRRPSACLSVSVSAIATMVSPTTYAPLPLILFLVSGLVATATETPTTAPDTTTTTTNTSPCPSYRCGHAVDIRYPFWIDDDNDADTHTNISSSHCGYRSLRLECRRDTPVLSLPSGDYAVSHIQYGDRTVTLFDLGVFSRSNTCPLVAGRNLTLPPDNTTPPLSLTDRDTNLTFFIHCSPSSFAMPLPATAGHLVACLEGDGMHHSYVFHDGDGAPPYYGLAAGACQDVVGMPVLRRSLLGRTTGAGPLDAVVPALNMGFELGWRPETGGECGGCEKAGGWCGHRRGAAGQPWAFACFLRTAASGSAAAASVAPKASGTQLNACSLFTSKFEHVRRGK from the coding sequence ATgatctctctcacacacacacacatgcacagACTACACCGATCGAAGGATTTTTCTTGCGAAGCCACGCATCGGAGACCATCTGCGTGTCTGTCGGTCAGTGTCTCAGCCATTGCAACAATGGTGTCACCAACGACATATGCTCCTCTCCCCTTgatcctcttcctcgtctccggccTCGTCGCCACGGCCACCGAGACGCCGACGACGGCCCcagacaccaccaccacaacaACCAACACGTCCCCTTGCCCATCATACCGGTGCGGCCACGCCGTCGACATCCGGTACCCGTTCTggatcgacgacgacaacgacgccgacacacacacaaacatcTCATCGTCCCACTGCGGCTACCGGAGCCTTCGTCTCGAGTGCCGGCGGGACACGCCGGTGCTGTCCCTTCCATCGGGCGACTACGCCGTGAGCCACATCCAGTACGGCGACCGGACGGTGACGCTCTTCGACCTGGGCGTCTTCTCCCGGTCCAACACCTGCCCGCTCGTGGCCGGCCGCAACCTCACCTTGCCCCCGGACAACACCACCCCGCCGCTGTCGCTGACGGACAGGGACACCAACCTGACATTCTTCATCCActgctccccctcctccttcgcCATGCCATTGCCCGCGACCGCGGGACACCTGGTGGCCTGCCTCGAGGGCGACGGCATGCACCACTCCTACGTCTtccacgacggcgacggcgcgccgCCCTACTACGGGCTCGCCGCGGGCGCGTGCCAGGACGTGGTCGGCATGCCCGTGCTCAGGAGGTCCTTGCTGGGGAGGACGACGGGGGCCGGGCCGTTGGATGCCGTCGTGCCGGCGCTCAACATGGGGTTCGAGCTTGGGTGGAGGCCGGAGACCGGCGGGGAGTGTGGCGGCTGCGAGAAAGCCGGCGGATGGTGCGGCCACCGTCGGGGCGCGGCGGGCCAGCCGTGGGCGTTCGCCTGCTTTCTTCGGACCGCTGCCTCgggctctgctgctgctgcatcggTCGCGCCCAAAGCTTCAGGTACGCAATTAAACGCATGTTCGCTCTTTACTTCGAAGTTCGAACATGTACGCAGAGGTAAGTAG
- the LOC100835006 gene encoding LEAF RUST 10 DISEASE-RESISTANCE LOCUS RECEPTOR-LIKE PROTEIN KINASE-like 1.2 yields MPPRPAMLALLLLLLPLLHAAAASNGGIGIGTGCAPARCGGLNITYPFSLTGAHPLHCGYPAFALACDAANGGKAYLSRTFREHLYRVHSISYGNASMVVSVETAAAFGGTGNSSCRFPDFNVSSGLALFPLNITGANNEELVFVHNCTAPLPRRLRPRNVSCGGAAQRVEAFVRRSGGEMSEVPGNCSFVTVPVRRGGREEEKAWDYERLIRRGFVAEWQILGDCEACSRGGGECRFEDGSFRCACIDASSPACSSRDRGNLGLKIGAGIAAAVLCLAITSVVCIIHRVRRKRKRSASMAGLIREGPPLASVRKEFSLAAAAAGSPRTHIFTYEELDEATDGFSDTRVLGAGGFGTVYKGVLRDGSTVAVKRLYKNSYKGVEQFANEVDILSRLRHPNLVTLHGCTSSSSSSPSQDLLLAYEFVPNGTLAWHLHADHGARPLLPWPARLRIAVEAATALAYLHAHQVVHRDVKTSNILLDAALHVKVADFGLCRLFFSGDGDGACCHTTAPQGTPGYVDPAYHRRYQLTDRSDVYSFGVVLVELVSSRPAVDMARAGAGADANLAAMALHMIQRGEIERLVDPRLGYEAMKRTVDAVAEVAFRCLQPEQDVRPPMGEVLDVLREAHNGMADCAADGTGVLLKKCSDSSPDSVMHQWISPHTTSDCSS; encoded by the exons ATGCCTCCTCGTCCTGCCATGCTAgcactgctcctcctcctactcCCCTTGCtgcacgcagcagcagcaagcaacggcggcatcggcatcggcacgGGCTGCGCGCCGGCGAGATGCGGCGGGCTGAACATCACGTACCCGTTCTCCCTCACCGGCGCGCACCCGCTGCACTGCGGCTACCCGGCCTTCGCGCTCGCCTGCGACGCCGCCAACGGCGGCAAGGCCTACCTGAGCAGGACCTTCAGAGAGCACCTGTACCGCGTGCACTCCATCTCCTACGGCAACGCGTCCATGGTGGTCTCcgtggagacggcggccgccttCGGGGGAACCGGCAACAGCAGCTGCCGCTTCCCGGATTTCAACGTCTCCTCCGGCCTCGCGCTCTTCCCTCTCAATATCACCGGAGCTAACAACGAAGAGCTCGTCTTCGTTCACAACTGCACCGCGCCCCTCCCGCGGCGGCTCAGGCCGCGGAACGTGtcgtgcggcggcgcggcgcagaGGGTCGAGGCCTTCGTTCGCCGGAGCGGCGGGGAGATGAGCGAAGTGCCGGGGAATTGCAGCTTCGTGACAGTGCCGGTGCGCCGCggcgggagggaggaggagaaggcgtgGGATTACGAGAGGCTGATCCGTCGTGGCTTTGTTGCAGAATGGCAGATCCTGGGGGATTGTGAAGCTTgtagccgcggcggcggggagtgCAGGTTCGAGGACGGCTCCTTCCGCTGCGCCTGCATCGacgcctcgtcgccggcgtgcTCTTCTCGAG ACAGAGGCAACCTGGGACTCAAGATTGGCGCAG GAATCGCAGCTGCTGTTCTTTGTCTCGCCATCACGAGCGTCGTATGCATCATCCACAGAGTCCGGAGGAAGAGAAAGCGATCTGCATCAATGGCAGGCCTCATCCGTGAAGGACCGCCGTTGGCATCGGTCAGGAAGGAGTtcagcctcgccgccgccgccgccggctcgccACGCACCCACATCTTCACCTACGAGGAGCTCGACGAGGCCACCGACGGCTTCAGCGACACccgcgtcctcggcgccggcggcttcGGCACCGTGTACAAAG GGGTTCTCCGGGACGGGAGCACGGTGGCGGTGAAGCGGCTGTACAAGAACAGCTACAAGGGCGTGGAGCAGTTCGCGAACGAAGTCGACATCCTCTCCCGGCTGCGGCACCCAAACCTGGTCACCCTCCATGGCTgcacctcttcttcctcttcctccccctcgcaagatctcctcctcgcctACGAGTTCGTCCCCAACGGCACCCTCGCCTGGCACCTCCATGCCGACCATGGCGCGCGCCCCCTCCTGCCATGGCCAGCGCGGCTCCGCATCGCCGTTGAGGCGGCCACGGCGCTGGCGTACCTGCACGCGCACCAGGTGGTGCACCGGGACGTGAAGACCAGCAAcatcctcctcgacgccgcgCTCCACGTCAAGGTGGCCGACTTCGGGCTGTGCAGGCTCTTCTTCtcaggcgacggcgacggcgcgtgTTGTCACACCACGGCGCCGCAGGGCACCCCGGGGTACGTCGACCCGGCGTACCACCGCCGGTACCAGCTGACAGACAGGagcgacgtgtacagcttcggcgtCGTGCTGGTGGAGCTCGTCTCGTCCAGGCCGGCCGTGGACAtggcccgcgccggcgccggcgccgacgcgaaCCTGGCCGCCATGGCGCTGCACATGATCCAGCGCGGCGAGATCGAGCGGCTGGTGGACCCGCGGCTCGGGTACGAGGCGATGAAGAGGACGGTGGATGCCGTCGCCGAGGTGGCGTTCCGGTGCCTGCAGCCGGAGCAGGACGTGCGGCCGCCCATGGGCGAGGTCCTGGACGTGCTCAGAGAGGCTCACAACGGCATGGCGGACTGCGCCGCGGACGGCACGGGGGTGTTGCTGAAGAAGTGCAGTGACAGCTCGCCGGACTCCGTCATGCACCAGTGGATCAGCCCGCACACCACCTCCGATTGCAGCAGCTAG
- the LOC100835315 gene encoding uncharacterized protein LOC100835315: MRPSSSSLLLLPILASLQQLATAATNDAGCPPATCGNLTLAYPFWLAGGQEDQQPSCGPPAFQLTCHNNGSAFLRTSYMKVLNVDYGSRSLVAVHALLAADAACTVMFNVSSAFAITDRYRISRSNRELYVLSRCRERRPPPGAVPVANCSATSSGMYAYLGGRYGTAQPPANEGSCEISMFPVIASEATTAENYRRLIKGGFLLEWEPVGDCKACTASGGRCRYDSSTAAFVCLCSDGGLRASTCDGKHKRKTLTLIVSLSVAAVLSLACLAWLVYRRRRKIRSTISKIYSSNTSNVEEMLRKCGSLSLKKYKYSELKKITRSFEDELGEGGYGVVYKGSLKDGRMVAVKLLKGSKGNGEDFLNEVMSIGQTSHVNIVSLLGFCLEGSQRALIYEYMSNGSLQKHIYSESSKLAIGWEMFLKIAIGIARGLEYLHQGCNTRIIHFDIKPNNILLDHEFSPKIADFGLAKLFHLKDSVLSMAEARGTIGFIAPEVFSRGFGVVSTKSDVYSYGMLLLEMVQGKKDLKRNVGSSSETFFPHWVHDRLVRDLQGSCEVTQGTEEIVRKMTMIGLWCIQMTPENRPSMSRVIEMLERSINELEMPPKPFLCSPLHSTNVSSYASVQIEMSSPAFIGTTECVMPQALLLILVQSFLLAASLFLLVIPCHRAHAECEPVACGSLAVIRYPFWLGAPGQSPPDPACGHPSFELWCNGDGASASASMRGSAINVLRIDYNASSFVASHARIAAGDDGVCRADFNMSSSLALSPFKTSPTNRALCFLRDCVNGTEPTGIGSRYVNATSSCSGGPIYAYLGGSYDRDTPPAIHTGSCRYTYLPVLGTEAEGVTGADYGRLLKSGFMLEWAGTGVGADCPGCVASGGQCRYRSETASFLCLCPGGELRRSTCDSSMKGTIGRNIILLVLTSAGAALLSTSIYVLIRRMKEKRLRFLLCTKTSSSTERNYEAMIVSYGSLAPKRYVHSEVMKITSSRNNQLGQGGYGVVFKGRLHDGRQVAVKFLHDCKGNGEEFVNEVMSIGRTSHVNIVSLFGFCLEGSKRALVYEYMPNGSLDKYIYSENPKEILGWERLYAIAIGIARGLEYLHHSCNTRIVHFDIKPQNILLDQDFCPKIADFGLAKLCCTKESKLSMTGARGTVGFIAPEVHSRTFGIVSTKSDVYSYGMMLLEMVGGRKNVRSLAEKSSEKYFPDWIYDHFAQDDGLQACEVTSDMEEIARKMTLIGLWCIQVLPAYRPTITKVLEMFEKSLDDMNMPPKQNFCELLENSADSMSVQSASSTRPEEMRLVNSKILQ, from the exons ATGCGTCCCAGCAGCAGCTCGTTGCTACTCCTCCCAATCTTGGCCTCCCTGCAGCAACTGGcaaccgccgccaccaacGACGCAGGCTGCCCGCCAGCGACATGCGGGAACCTGACCTTGGCATACCCGTTCTGGCtggccggcggccaggaggacCAGCAGCCATCCTGCGGCCCGCCGGCGTTCCAGCTCACTTGTCACAACAACGGGTCTGCTTTCCTGAGGACCTCTTACATGAAAGTCCTCAACGTCGACTACGGCAGCCGGTCCCTCGTCGCCGTCCACGCTCTCCTGGCCGCCGATGCCGCCTGCACCGTCATGTTCAACGTCTCCTCCGCCTTCGCCATCACGGACCGGTACAGGATCAGCCGGAGCAACCGGGAGCTCTACGTGCTGTCCAGGTGCAGGGAGAGGCGCCCACCGCCCGGCGCCGTCCCGGTCGCCAACTGCAGCGCCACCAGCAGCGGCATGTACGCCTACCTCGGCGGGAGGTATGGCACGGCCCAGCCGCCGGCGAACGAAGGGAGCTGTGAGATCTCCATGTTTCCGGTGATCGCGTCGGAGGCGACAACGGCGGAGAATTATAGGCGGCTCATCAAGGGCGGGTTCCTGTTGGAGTGGGAGCCCGTCGGCGACTGCAAAGCCTGCACGGCGAGTGGCGGCCGGTGCCGCTATGACTCCAGCACGGCGGCATTTGTGTGCCTTTGCTCCGACGGTGGCCTACGCGCTTCGACTTGCG ATGGCAAGCATAAAAGAAAGACCCTCACTTTGATAG TTTCTCTGTCGGTTGCGGCTGTCTTAAGTTTGGCATGTCTTGCTTGGCTGGTGTATCGTCGGAGGAGAAAAATCAGATCAACAATCTCCAAAATTTACTCTAGCAATACATCCAATGTAGAAGaaatgttaagaaaatgtGGATCTCTTTCTCTGAAGAAGTACAAGTACTCAGAGCTGAAGAAAATAACGAGGTCATTTGAGGACGAGCTAGGAGAAGGTGGATATGGTGTGGTATACAAAGGAAGCCTGAAGGATGGCAGAATGGTTGCAGTGAAGCTCCTGAAAGGATCAAAAGGCAATGGAGAAGATTTTCTGAATGAAGTCATGAGTATCGGCCAGACTTCTCATGTTAACATTGTCAGCCTACTCGGTTTCTGTTTAGAGGGGTCTCAGCGAGCGCTTATCTACGAATATATGTCCAATGGTTCTTTGCAGAAGCACATTTATTCAGAGAGTTCAAAATTGGCCATTGGATGGGAGATGTTCCTGAAGATCGCGATCGGTATTGCACGAGGGTTGGAGTATCTACACCAGGGTTGCAATACCCGCATCATCCATTTCGATATCAAGCCTAACAACATCCTGCTAGATCATGAGTTCTCTCCCAAGATTGCAGATTTTGGTCTGGCAAAGCTATTCCACCTCAAGGACAGCGTCCTTTCAATGGCTGAAGCGAGAGGAACAATTGGTTTCATTGCCCCTGAAGTGTTCTCTAGAGGTTTCGGAGTTGTCTCGACAAAGTCAGATGTTTATAGCTACGGGATGCTCCTCCTAGAAATGGTCCAAGGGAAGAAAGATCTGAAAAGAAATGTAGGCAGCTCTAGTGAAACATTTTTTCCACATTGGGTTCATGACCGTTTGGTGAGGGATCTTCAGGGATCTTGTGAAGTCACGCAAGGAACTGAAGAAATTGTAAGGAAGATGACCATGATTGGATTGTGGTGCATACAGATGACCCCTGAAAACCGCCCTTCCATGAGCAGGGTTATAGAGATGTTGGAGAGGAGCATCAATGAATTGGAGATGCCACCCAAGCCGTTCCTCTGCTCTCCGTTACACTCGAcaaatgtttcatcctatGCATCCGTCCAAATTGAGATGTCTTCA CCAGCCTTCATCGGAACTACTGAATGCGTGATGCCTCAAGCCTTattgctcatcctagtacagTCGTTCTTGCTGGCAGCCTCTTTGTTCCTCCTCGTAATCCCTTGCCACCGCGCCCACGCCGAGTGCGAGCCAGTGGCGTGCGGCAGCCTCGCCGTCATCAGGTACCCGTTCTGGCTCGGTGCTCCCGGTCAGTCCCCACCTGATCCAGCCTGCGGCCACCCTTCGTTCGAGCTCTGGTGCAACGGCGATGGCGCCAGCGCCTCGGCTTCCATGAGGGGCTCCGCCATCAACGTCCTCCGCATCGACTATAACGCCAGCAGCTTCGTAGCCTCCCACGCCAGGATCGCTGCCGGCGATGACGGCGTGTGCCGCGCCGACTTCAACATGTCGTCCAGCCTCGCCCTCAGCCCCTTCAAGACCAGCCCCACCAACCGCGCCCTCTGCTTCCTCCGGGACTGCGTTAACGGCACTGAGCCCACCGGCATCGGCAGCAGGTATGTGAATGCCaccagcagctgcagcggcggcccAATCTATGCGTATCTCGGCGGGAGCTACGACCGGGACACGCCGCCGGCGATCCACACGGGGAGCTGCAGGTACACGTACCTGCCCGTGCTGGGGACGGAGGCAGAGGGCGTGACGGGTGCAGACTACGGACGGCTGCTGAAGAGTGGGTTCATGCTGGAGTGGGCGGGCACCGGTGTCGGAGCCGACTGCCCTGGCTGCGTCGCCAGCGGCGGGCAGTGCCGGTACCGCAGCGAGACTGCATCGTTCTTGTGCCTCTGCCCCGGCGGGGAGCTGCGCAGGTCGACATGCGACA GTAGTATGAAGGGTACGATTGGCAGGAACATAATACTATTAG TTTTGACATCAGCAGGTGCAGCCTTGCTCTCTACAAGTATTTATGTGCTGATACGGCGTATGAAGGAGAAAAGACTAAGGTTTCTTCTTTGCACGAAGACTAGTAGCAGCACTGAAAGGAATTATGAGGCCATGATAGTATCATATGGATCTCTAGCTCCAAAAAGATACGTGCACTCAGAGGTAATGAAGATAACTTCTTCTCGCAACAATCAGCTTGGTCAAGGTGGTTATGGTGTGGTTTTTAAAGGAAGGCTACATGACGGTCGTCAGGTTGCTGTGAAATTCTTGCACGACTGCAAAGGGAATGGTGAGGAGTTTGTAAATGAGGTTATGAGCATTGGCAGGACATCTCATGTTAATATTGTTAGCTTGTTTGGATTTTGCTTGGAGGGATCAAAGCGAGCACTTGTATATGAGTACATGCCCAACGGTTCCTTGGATAAGTACATTTACTCAGAGAATCCCAAAGAAATTTTAGGATGGGAGAGGCTCTATGCGATAGCGATCGGGATTGCTCGTGGGCTAGAATACTTGCACCACAGCTGTAATACACGGATCGTCCATTTTGATATCAAACCTCAAAATATCCTTCTAGACCAGGATTTTTGCCCAAAGATTGCCGATTTTGGTCTAGCTAAACTGTGCTGTACCAAGGAGAGCAAGCTGTCAATGACTGGTGCTAGAGGAACAGTTGGATTCATTGCTCCAGAAGTTCACTCGCGAACCTTCGGAATTGTGTCAACAAAGTCAGATGTTTATAGTTATGGAATGATGTTGTTAGAGATGGTTGGAGGCAGGAAAAATGTGAGATCACTGGCTGAAAAATCCAGCGAAAAGTATTTTCCAGATTGGATTTATGACCACTTTGCTCAGGACGATGGACTACAAGCATGTGAAGTTACAAGTGACATGGAGGAAATTGCAAGAAAGATGACTTTAATTGGCTTGTGGTGCATACAAGTATTACCTGCATATCGCCCTACTATAACCAAAGTTCTAGAAATGTTCGAGAAAAGCTTAGATGATATGAACATGCCACCAAAGCAAAACTTCTGTGAACTACT TGAAAATTCAGCTGACAGTATGAGTGTGCAAAGTGCTAGTTCTACGAGACCTGAGGAGATGAGGCTTGTAAATTCAAAAATCCTACAATGA
- the LOC104582486 gene encoding LEAF RUST 10 DISEASE-RESISTANCE LOCUS RECEPTOR-LIKE PROTEIN KINASE-like 1.2 isoform X2, with amino-acid sequence MMPRAFLILPFFASLLFLVYPHRAYAAADCSPAKCGDLTVKYPFWLGGPSKSPPDLSCGHPAFELSCIGNGSAGASMRGSSLHVLRIDYDSSSFIASHARVAAGEDGVCRTDFNISISLALSPFKISATNRALCFLYGCVNGTEPTGGPGFVNATGVPGCGKPIVAYLGGSYDRDAPPAIGTGSCMYAYLPVLGTAAAGATAGDYGRLLKSGFLLEWAGTGVGDECPGCVASGGGCRYRNGSTVCLCPGGELRRPTCAGTAPPLP; translated from the coding sequence ATGATGCCACGCGCCTTCCTCATCCTGCCGTTCTTTGCCTCCTTGCTCTTCCTCGTTTATCCCCACCGCGCCTATGCCGCCGCTGACTGTTCCCCGGCCAAGTGCGGCGACCTCACCGTGAAGTACCCGTTCTGGCTGGGCGGGCCAAGCAAATCCCCGCCTGACCTTTCCTGCGGCCACCCGGCCTTCGAGCTCTCGTGCATCGGCAACGGCAGCGCGGGCGCCTCCATGCGCGGCTCTTCCCTCCACGTCCTCCGCATCGACTACGACAGCAGCTCCTTCATCGCCTCCCATGCCAGGGTCGCCGCCGGGGAAGACGGCGTGTGCCGGACGGACTTCAACATATCGATCAGCCTCGCGCTCAGCCCGTTCAAGATCAGCGCCACCAACCGCGCCCTCTGCTTCCTCTACGGCTGCGTCAACGGCACGGAGCCGACCGGCGGCCCCGGCTTCGTGAACGCCACGGGCGTCCCTGGCTGCGGGAAGCCCATCGTGGCGTACCTTGGAGGGAGCTACGACAGggacgcgccgccggcgatcggCACGGGGAGCTGCATGTACGCGTACTTGCCGGTGCTGGGgacggcggctgcgggcgCGACGGCGGGGGATTACGGGCGGCTGTTGAAGAGCGGGTTCTTGCTGGAGTGGGCAGGCACCGGCGTCGGGGACGAGTGCCCGGGCTGcgtggcgagcggcggcgggtgccGGTACCGCAACGGGTC